AGTGATTTCAAGCGTTGCAAGTTATGACAAACGCTATAATAACAAAAAATAAGGGGGTGTAACAATGAAGCATATTGGTACAATTATTGGAACTGCCATAGCTGGAATTTTTGTTATGAGTGTTTGGGGAGCATTTGCAGGAGCATATGGAATCGCTGGAGGATGGTTTGCAGGACTTATTATAATCGGAACAATGTGGTTCCTAAACCATGCAGTAGGTTTAGTTAATCAAGATGGTGCATTTGTAGACATGGCAGTAGGTATAGGTATGGCGGGTACAATGAGAGACGTATTTATGAACGGAGGACAGGTGTTTATCGATGCATTACCAACATTAATAATAGTTTTAATAGGTGGTATAGCTGGTGGATTTGCAGCGGCTAAGCTAGAGAAATATCTTGCAGCTAAATAAAACAGCAGATTCAAAGAAAAAGTTAATCGATAATACGAAATTTGTTAAAAGGGGGGTCAAATATGACATTTCAATATGGAATAGCTACATTTGTGGGAGCGTTTATATTCCCATTTCTAATTAGGCTCTTATGGGGCAAAATGTGCGAAAACTGGGGAAACATAGGGGGATGGATGGCAGCAGGCTTCATAGTTGGAACTGCTTGGACATTAAACCATGGTGTTAGTATGATTCATCAAACAGGTGCATGGATAGATATGGCTTGGGCAGCAGGAATCGGACTTTTCACAGCTTCAGTAGTGAGTGGAGATAAGTTTGGAAAGGGAGTTCCAAATTATATAGTAGCATTATTAGGAGGCACCTTAGGAGGATATATATTATCCTGCTTTTTATAACAAAAGCTTCTATTTTGTTATAAAAAACATGCTTGAATATTAGGTGCATAAGAACTAAACTTAAAATAGGAGGGTACGATATGGAAAAGAAATATGTTTTGGCCTTTGACCAGGGTACGACAAGCTCAAGAGCAGTACTATTTGACTATGATGGCAAAATAGTAGGAGTTGCTCAAAAAGAATTTACACAGATATATCCTAAAGCAGGATGGGTAGAGCATGATCCTATGGAAATATGGGGAACTCAAAGTGGAGTAGCTAGAGAAGTTTTAGAAACAGCAGGTGTTAGACCAGAAGAGGTTGCTGCAATAGGTATAACAAATCAAAGAGAAACTACAGTTGTGTGGGACAAAAACACAGGTAAACCAGTATATAACGCAATAGTCTGGCAATGCAGAAGAACTGCTTCTATATGCGATGCTTTAAAAGCTAGAGGACTTGAGGAATATATAAGAGAAAATACAGGACTTGTTGTAGATGCATACTTTTCAGGAACAAAGGTTAAGTGGATACTAGATAATGTAGAGGGAGCTAGAGAAAAAGCAGAAAGCGGAGATTTGTTATTTGGTAATATTGACACATGGCTTATCTGGAATCTTACAAGAGGGAAGGTTCATGTAACTGATTATTCAAATGCTTCCAGAACTATGCTTTATAATATAAGAGATCTTAAGTGGGATGATAAAATATTAGAAGAATTAAATATTCCAAAATCAATGCTTCCAGAAGCTAGACCATCTAGTGAAATCTATGGATACACAGATGAGGCTACATTTGGCGGAGCGATGATTCCTATAGCAGGTATAGCAGGAGACCAACAGGCTGCATTGTTCGGTCAGGCATGCTTCCAGCCTGGTATGGCTAAAAATACTTATGGAACTGGCTGCTTTATGCTTATGAATACAGGAGAAGAAATGGTTCCATCTAAGAATGGGCTTCTAACTACAATAGCTTGGGGAGTAGATGGAAAGGTTGAGTATGCATTAGAGGGAAGTATATTTATAGCTGGTGCAGTAGTTCAATGGTTAAGAGATGAACTAAAATTAATCGATAATGCAAAGGACAGCGAATATTTTGCAACAAGAGTAGAAGATAATAACGGGGTTTATTTGGTTCCAGCATTTGTTGGCTTAGGAGCTCCTTATTGGGATATGTATGCAAGAGGAACTATCGTAGGCTTAACTAGAGGAGCAAATAGAAATCATATTATTAGAGCAGCACTAGAATCTATTTGCTATCAAACAAGAGATGTTCTAGAGGCTATGCAGGATGATTCAGGCATAGATCTTCAAGCTCTAAAGGTAGATGGTGGAGCAGTAGCAAACAACTTCCTAATGCAGTTCCAATCAGATATATTAGGAGTTCCTGTTCATAGACCTGAAGTAATAGAAACTACAGCATTAGGTGCTGCGTACCTAGCAGGACTAGCGGTTGATTTCTGGGAAAGCAAAGAAGAAATAGCTAAGAAATGGAATGTTGATAGAGTATTTGAGTATGAAATGGACGAAGACAAGAAGAATGCATTATATGATGGATGGAAAAAGGCTGTAAGCAAGGCTCTTAAGTGGGAAGAAGCATAGGGCATAGAGTAAGCTTATAGCACAGATAAAAATTTTTAAATATTAGAAATAAGTCTAGAGCTAGAGAGCCGCACATTCTATACCTATGATAAATAGGGGTAGATTTGTGCGGTTTTATTTCTGTTGTATTAGCTCACATAAAAGGAGGGGGAGACATGTATGACATTGCAATAATAGGTGCAGGTGTAATAGGAGCATTTATTGCAAGAGAGTTAGCTAGATATGAGCTTAACATTGTATTAATAGACAAGGAAAATGATGTATCTAATGGAGCATCAAAGGCAAATAGTGCAATAATCCACGCTGGATATGATGCTAAACAGGGGACAAACATGGCAAGATTCAACTCAGTTGGAAATCCAATGTTCGACAAAATATGTGAGGAGCTAGATGTTGAGTTTAAAAGAATTGGTTCATTTGTTGTAGGCTTTAATGAGGATGATATGCAAACCATAGAGGAGTTGTATAAGCGGGGACTAGCCAACAATATAACGGGCTTAGAGATAATAGATGGTGATAAAGTAAGGGAAATGGAACCAAACTTAAACGAATCAATAGTAGGGGCCTTATATGCGCCTACCTGTGGAATCATTAGCCCATGGGAGCTAACCATAGCCTTAGTAGAAAACGCAGCTGATAACGGAGTAGAGATAATGCTAAATACTGAAGTGGTAGACATAAAAAGACTAGAATCAGGCTATAGAATATTTACAAATAAAGCTGAAATAGACTCTGAATATGTAATAAATTGTGCAGGAGTTTATGCAGATAAAATAAATAGCATGGTATCAAAGAACACATTTACAATAACACCAAGAAAGGGACAGTATTTTGTATTAGACAAAAGTGTGGGAGACTTTGTCAATACTGTAGTATTCCAATGTCCTACAAAGGTAGGGAAAGGCATACTGATAACTCCAACAATCCATGGAAATATGCTAATAGGGCCTGATGCAAAAGATATAGAGGACAAAGAAGATGTATCAACAACTACAGAAAGCCTAAACTATATAAAAGAAATCTCCAGAGATTCAGCTTCCAATGTACCCGTAAATAAAGTAATAACAACCTATGCAGGAATAAGAGCAGAGGTAAGCACTGGAGATTTTATTATTGGAGAAGCAAGTGATGCTAAAGGATTTATAAATGTTGCAGGTATAAAATCACCTGGCCTATCATCAGCACCAGCTATAGCAGAGTATGTAACCGGAATAGTGAAAGGTCTAACCCAAAATCTCAAGGAGAGAGATGATTTTAATCCAAGAAGGAGAAAGGTTATTAGATTTCATAAGCTAAATAGCATAGAAAAAGCAGAGCTAATTAAAAAAGAGCCTAGCTTTGGAAGGATAATATGCAGATGTGAAAACATCACAGAAGGAGAGATAATAGATATTATTAGGAGAAATGCAGGAGCAATTACAATAGATGGAGTTAAGAGAAGAGCTAGACCAGGAACAGGAAGATGTCAAGGAGGCTTCTGTGGGCCTAGAGTAGTTGAGATACTGGCTAGAGAGCTTAATAAAGATATAGATGAGATAGTAAAAGATAGAGAAAGCTCATATATATTAACGGGCAAAACTAATAAAGGAAAGGAATAAGGAGGTGGGGTGATGGAATACGATATTGTAGTTATAGGAGGCGGACCAGCAGGTTTAGCTGCAGCAGTAGAAGCAAAAAATAACGGAATCGACAGGGTCCTTATTATTGAAAGGGATAGAGAGCTTGGAGGTATATTAGGACAATGTATCCACAATGGATTTGGATTACATGAATTTAAGGAGGAATTAACTGGACCTGAATACGCTGAGAGATTTATAGAAAAGGTTAAGGAACTCCATATAGAATATAAGCTTAATACTATGGTACTAAATATATCAGAGGATAAAGTCATAAGTGCAATAAACTCAGTAGATGGGTTTATAAATATAAAAGCTAAAGCGATAATCCTTTCAATGGGGTGCAGAGAAAGAACGAGAGGAGCAATAAACATTCCTGGAACAAGACCATCAGGAATATTTACAGCAGGGACAGCTCAAAGATACATTAATATGGAAGGATATATGGTAGGGAAGAAGGTATTTATATTAGGCTCAGGAGACATTGGGCTTATAATGGCAAGACGCCTCACATTAGAAGGAGCAAAGGTTATTGGAGTAGCAGAGATAATGCCATACTCAGGAGGACTTACAAGAAATATTGTTCAGTGCCTTCATGACTATAACATACCATTATTGCTCAGCCATACTATAACTAGAATAGATGGAAGAGATAGAGTTGAAGGCATAGAAGTTTCAGGGGTAGACGAAAACAAAAGACCGATTTTAGGCACAGAAAAATATTATGAATGTGATACTCTTCTTCTTTCCGTAGGATTGATACCTGAAAATGAACTTTCAAATAGTGCTAATGTAAAGCTAGATAATATAACTGGTGGACCTATAGTAAACGAATCTATGGAAACAACCATAGAAGGAATATTTGCCTGTGGCAATGTGGTTCATGTTCATGATTTAGTTGATTATGTTAGTGAAGAAGGACGTAGAGCTGGAAAAAATGCTGCAAAATATATTGCTAAAGCCTTTAGAGAAACAGATAAAACCATTAGTGTAAAAGCAGGAAAAGGTATTAGATATATAGTACCTCAGGTAATAAGATTAAATAACCTAGATAATTCCCTAACTCTTTTCATGAGGTCAGATGATGTATATTCTAATGTTATCATGAATGTAAAGCTAGGCGAGGAAGCGATTAGAAGTGTTAAAAAGAGAAGCATTACTCCAGGAGAAATGGAGAGAGTAAATATAGATGTAAACCTCCTAAAGAATATTACGGAAGAGATATTAATAGTAGAGCTAGACAAGGAGGTACAGTAATATGGAAACCATATGCATAGTTTGTCCAATAGGATGTCGTTTACACATCCTTAAAGATGCAAATAGTTCTAAGGGATATATAGTCAAAGGCAACCAATGCAAAAGAGGAGAGGAGTATGGAATACTTGAAATGACTAACCCTACTAGAGTAATTACTTCTACCATCAAGATAAATAATGCACAGTTATGCAGATTACCTGTAAAAACCAACAGAGCAATACCAAAGGACATGAACTTTAAATGTATGAAACTTATAAATTCTTTAGAAGTTGATGCACCTGTAAGGATAGGTCAGATTATTGTAAAGGATATATTAGGCACTGGAGTAGATTTAATTGCTTCAAGGAGTATGGATTAAAAATTAGCGCTTTCAATACATATGTATATTAAAATCCTAGGTATATCCTAGGATTTTATATTGTTTAAAAACCTTGATTGATTCCTGTATATTAAAATATTGACAAAATTCTTACAAATATTATATATATGTATACATAAATAGATATATGAGGATATAATTATTATATATTGAACAAACATAAGGAGGAAAACAAGTGGGTAATAAAACAAAGCTATATTTACTTACAGGTTTTTTAGGAGCTGGAAAAACAACTTTTTTAACCAATATCTTAAATGACTTATCGGGAGAGAAAGTAGGAGTCATTATGAATGAGTTTGGGAAAGTAGGCATAGATGGAACGATTATAAAAAAAGAAGGCATGGAGCTTGTAGAAATAAATAGAGGCTCAATTTTCTGCTCATGTTTACAGCTTTCATTTGTGTCTGCACTTATGGAAATGGCAGATAGATCAATGGAATATGTTTTCGTTGAAAGCTCAGGATTAGCAGACCCATCCAATATAGGAGAGTTCTTAGAGGCTGTAGAGGTTGCAAAAGGACATGTGTACGAATATAGTGGAGCTATTTGTATAGTAGATGGAGTTAATTTTTTAGATCAAATAGAAGATATAGAAACCGTAGAAAGACAGCTCAGATTTTGCCACTTAGCAGTTATAAGCAAGGTTGATTTAATAGATGGAGAAACCTTAAATATAATTAAAGAAAAAATAAAGGAAATAAACTATAAAACAGAAATTGGAATCGCTACAAATGGGAAACTAGACTACAACTTTTTAGAAAAAAATCTTATGGAGAATCATTGGGCAGACTCAGAAGACACTACAAATTCTCCAGAGAATAAACCTAAGACTCTGACTTTAACCTATGAAGGAGAAATGAATAAGGAAAAGCTAGTTCGATTTTTAGATATGATTAAGCAGCATAGCTATAGAATAAAAGGTTTCTTTAAGCTTGAAGATGGATGGAATCAAGTCGATGTAGTTGGCAGAAAGATTGATTTTAAGGCTACTGACAGAGAAGAACCTATCTCTCAATTAGTAATAATATCGAGAGTAGGACCACAAATAATAAAGCCAATATTTAATGCTTGGGAAGAAATAGTAGGCGAGGAAATGAAGTTAAGATAACATAACAAACATATAACTATTGAAGTTTGGATACTTTTTGATTATAGAAAAACATCTTAAATATTAAAAGTTTAAGGAGGAAAACATATGATCATTAAAATACTTGGCACAGGATGTTCTAAATGCGATAAATTAGAAGAAAATGCAAAAAAAGCAGTAAAAGAACTAGGGATAGATGCGACAGTAGAAAAAATATCTGATATTAGAGAAATGGTAGCATATGGAGTTATGCAAACCCCTTCTCTTGTAGTTGATGATGAAGTTAAAGTTGTAGGTAAGGTCATATCATCAGAGGAGATTAAAAAATACTTAAGATAATAAAAGGCAGTGATAATATGATGTGGGAAGATAAAAGAT
Above is a genomic segment from Proteiniborus ethanoligenes containing:
- a CDS encoding Lin0368 family putative glycerol transporter subunit; translated protein: MKHIGTIIGTAIAGIFVMSVWGAFAGAYGIAGGWFAGLIIIGTMWFLNHAVGLVNQDGAFVDMAVGIGMAGTMRDVFMNGGQVFIDALPTLIIVLIGGIAGGFAAAKLEKYLAAK
- a CDS encoding Lin0368 family putative glycerol transporter subunit — encoded protein: MTFQYGIATFVGAFIFPFLIRLLWGKMCENWGNIGGWMAAGFIVGTAWTLNHGVSMIHQTGAWIDMAWAAGIGLFTASVVSGDKFGKGVPNYIVALLGGTLGGYILSCFL
- the glpK gene encoding glycerol kinase GlpK is translated as MEKKYVLAFDQGTTSSRAVLFDYDGKIVGVAQKEFTQIYPKAGWVEHDPMEIWGTQSGVAREVLETAGVRPEEVAAIGITNQRETTVVWDKNTGKPVYNAIVWQCRRTASICDALKARGLEEYIRENTGLVVDAYFSGTKVKWILDNVEGAREKAESGDLLFGNIDTWLIWNLTRGKVHVTDYSNASRTMLYNIRDLKWDDKILEELNIPKSMLPEARPSSEIYGYTDEATFGGAMIPIAGIAGDQQAALFGQACFQPGMAKNTYGTGCFMLMNTGEEMVPSKNGLLTTIAWGVDGKVEYALEGSIFIAGAVVQWLRDELKLIDNAKDSEYFATRVEDNNGVYLVPAFVGLGAPYWDMYARGTIVGLTRGANRNHIIRAALESICYQTRDVLEAMQDDSGIDLQALKVDGGAVANNFLMQFQSDILGVPVHRPEVIETTALGAAYLAGLAVDFWESKEEIAKKWNVDRVFEYEMDEDKKNALYDGWKKAVSKALKWEEA
- a CDS encoding NAD(P)/FAD-dependent oxidoreductase; its protein translation is MYDIAIIGAGVIGAFIARELARYELNIVLIDKENDVSNGASKANSAIIHAGYDAKQGTNMARFNSVGNPMFDKICEELDVEFKRIGSFVVGFNEDDMQTIEELYKRGLANNITGLEIIDGDKVREMEPNLNESIVGALYAPTCGIISPWELTIALVENAADNGVEIMLNTEVVDIKRLESGYRIFTNKAEIDSEYVINCAGVYADKINSMVSKNTFTITPRKGQYFVLDKSVGDFVNTVVFQCPTKVGKGILITPTIHGNMLIGPDAKDIEDKEDVSTTTESLNYIKEISRDSASNVPVNKVITTYAGIRAEVSTGDFIIGEASDAKGFINVAGIKSPGLSSAPAIAEYVTGIVKGLTQNLKERDDFNPRRRKVIRFHKLNSIEKAELIKKEPSFGRIICRCENITEGEIIDIIRRNAGAITIDGVKRRARPGTGRCQGGFCGPRVVEILARELNKDIDEIVKDRESSYILTGKTNKGKE
- a CDS encoding NAD(P)/FAD-dependent oxidoreductase, coding for MEYDIVVIGGGPAGLAAAVEAKNNGIDRVLIIERDRELGGILGQCIHNGFGLHEFKEELTGPEYAERFIEKVKELHIEYKLNTMVLNISEDKVISAINSVDGFINIKAKAIILSMGCRERTRGAINIPGTRPSGIFTAGTAQRYINMEGYMVGKKVFILGSGDIGLIMARRLTLEGAKVIGVAEIMPYSGGLTRNIVQCLHDYNIPLLLSHTITRIDGRDRVEGIEVSGVDENKRPILGTEKYYECDTLLLSVGLIPENELSNSANVKLDNITGGPIVNESMETTIEGIFACGNVVHVHDLVDYVSEEGRRAGKNAAKYIAKAFRETDKTISVKAGKGIRYIVPQVIRLNNLDNSLTLFMRSDDVYSNVIMNVKLGEEAIRSVKKRSITPGEMERVNIDVNLLKNITEEILIVELDKEVQ
- a CDS encoding DUF1667 domain-containing protein translates to METICIVCPIGCRLHILKDANSSKGYIVKGNQCKRGEEYGILEMTNPTRVITSTIKINNAQLCRLPVKTNRAIPKDMNFKCMKLINSLEVDAPVRIGQIIVKDILGTGVDLIASRSMD
- a CDS encoding CobW family GTP-binding protein: MGNKTKLYLLTGFLGAGKTTFLTNILNDLSGEKVGVIMNEFGKVGIDGTIIKKEGMELVEINRGSIFCSCLQLSFVSALMEMADRSMEYVFVESSGLADPSNIGEFLEAVEVAKGHVYEYSGAICIVDGVNFLDQIEDIETVERQLRFCHLAVISKVDLIDGETLNIIKEKIKEINYKTEIGIATNGKLDYNFLEKNLMENHWADSEDTTNSPENKPKTLTLTYEGEMNKEKLVRFLDMIKQHSYRIKGFFKLEDGWNQVDVVGRKIDFKATDREEPISQLVIISRVGPQIIKPIFNAWEEIVGEEMKLR
- a CDS encoding thioredoxin family protein, encoding MIIKILGTGCSKCDKLEENAKKAVKELGIDATVEKISDIREMVAYGVMQTPSLVVDDEVKVVGKVISSEEIKKYLR